A DNA window from Panthera tigris isolate Pti1 chromosome X, P.tigris_Pti1_mat1.1, whole genome shotgun sequence contains the following coding sequences:
- the LOC102962186 gene encoding uncharacterized protein CXorf51A-like — MGKVTRKLPQPDTDTDMDQPTSSSNEKMTAPYQPRSRDGSKVLKTTIKVKRPIKRSLNKKVLNKTTNCVRRPKKARGTILFGHYHRLNERLNQREQDQDQGQGQDQDQDQENVEKATTSSDDLASQ; from the exons ATGGGTAAGGTAACCAGGAAACTACCACAACctgatacagatacagatatggACCAACCAACCTCAAGTTCCAATGAGAAGATGACGGCTCCCTATCAACCCAGGTCCAGAGATGGTAGCAAG GTCCTGAAGACAACCATAAAGGTCAAAAGACCAATTAAAAGGAGTTTGAATAAAAAAGTCTTGAACAAAACCACCAACTGTGTAAGAAGGCCTAAGAAAGCTAGAGGAACAATACTATTCGGTCACTATCACAGACTGAATGAGAGATTGAATCAACGTGAGCAAGATCAAGaccaaggccaaggccaagacCAAGACCAAGACCAAGAGAATGTGGAGAAGGCCACCACATCAAGTGATGATCTGGCCAGCCAGTAG